Part of the Woronichinia naegeliana WA131 genome, AACCAAACCTAAAACCGTGTGCAAGAGAAAAGCCAGCAAATTCAGGGTAAGCAAAACAGAGGCGAGGTGTTGTTTACCATGCCCAAAATTATGCTCTAAGTGATAGCCTCGATTTTTGAGAATATTGTGATTCTCGTTCTCAGTACGCCAACGAGTCCGTCCAGCACGACAGACATCAAGAACGATGTGAGGGGTGAGAAAATGATTGGTAATCCAACTATTGTGATAAAGAAGTTGAGCATCGGATTCGCGGTGGATTTTTAGCTCACACCAGTTAACCAACAAAGCAGGCTGTTGGTCTCGCAGGGGAATCTGATTGAGATAACGGCAGTGCCAAATCTCGAAATACTTCCCATTCCAACGTCGGTGTTGAGTGGTTTTGACTTCTCCATTAGCTTCTAAATAGTTTAACCATTCATAGAGTGTGGGATGAGAAGTCGGTAAACAGACGAAGATAAAGTTGAAATCGTGGTCGAGACAGTGCTGACAAGTGGGCTGACGACTGTACAAGTCATCCCCTAGCAGAGTTATCTTCTGTCCCGCAAACAGACTAGCATGGTTACTTATCCAACGTTTCGCCGCATTTTGCTCACAATCTTGCTTTTCAGAACCGTCTTGAGGGGTAATAAATTCAGGGGGTAAGGAAAAAACTGATTCATGGTCTGGGGAAACAATCACGGGCAATAATGCCTGATGGAAGTAGGTGACTTTTCCCTGTTTTGACGTTTTGGTTGAACAGCATGGACAATTTACTTTTTCCGAACTGTAGTAATTTGTCCCATCCATTGCTACTAGAAGATTTCCCCTCAATATTTCATAGGCTTTCAAGAATCCCATGCTCCTCAATGCTTGGTAAATTAACCCAAACAAAGGGAATAGACTACTCGCTGCTACCCCATCCACAATGTTGCGAATCTGTTCTACTGTTGGTATTTTTTCTAGTCCAAACAAGCTCGGAACTGGTATCGTCTGATCAAAGTTGGAAAAAGTTATGGTGTAAGGCTTTGAGAAAATAGAAAAATAGTTTAAGACTAGACATCGGCCCGTTTTTATTATACTATTATTATTGTCATTATATCAAAGAAGAAGGAAACAGAAAACAATGTCAATATTAAAGAAAAGCTCTATGGAAATCCTGAATGATGTTGGCTTGTGCCAAGAGAAAGAGGATGCCTTATTCAAGAAAAACTGTCCTCATTGCTATAGTGAAAACGTAAAAATACATTCTTATTATCAAACGAAAGGTAACGGGGAACTTAAAACCCATATCCCGTACTAATTTTGAAAAAATAAAAATAGATTCAAAAATAGCAACAGAATAGTTAAAATAAAAAAGCTAACAAACCGAGGAGAAAATGACCCAATTAAACGTTAAAAATCTCGACCATTTAGGAATAATCGCGGCCGTAGTTGATGAACCTGACTTTTCCCGTTAAGTCCAAAATCCAGCAATGCAAACTTCTAGAGGCTTTATCTGGCAAGGGTTTGAGTAATGATTCTCTTGACAGGAAAAAAATATTCTGAAGCCATCATCCCGCTTATCGTTCAAATTTCAAAAACAAAGGATGAAGGGAGTATGAGACTGTAAAATGGAGAAAATCTTAAAGGGCAGGTCAAAAAATGTTGGAATGGTGGACAAAAAACTTTGCCAGTTGTGAATTGGGAGACGAGAGGCTAAACAATCGTGCCTTCTCGATTGGGAAAAAGTTAAGTGAGGGGTTTGGAAAAGCCTTATCAGAAGTGTTTAAGGGAGGAAACGAGTTAAAGAGGGCCTATGAATTTTTGGGAATCCGAAAACAGACTTTGTCAAGATAATAGAGCCGCACTGTGAAATGACAACTGCCGCCGTAGAAGAATATAAGATAATGCTATCAGTCGGAGATACGACCTTCTTAGATTATCGCAATATCAAGGAAAAAAGGGAAGGGTATGGGCCGACTGGAAAAGGAGGGAATGGATTAATACTGCATAGTGCTTTAGCAATTGAGCCAGAAAAAGGACAAGTATTAGGTTTATTATGGCAAAAACTGTGGAATAGGGAGGTAAAAGAAAAGCCCCCAACAGATGAAACGGCGAAGCAGAAAAAAGAAAGACAGAAAGAACAAAGAAAAGCAGCTCGTCAAAGACCATTTGAGGAAAAAGAATCCTACAAATGGGTAGAGGCTCTAAACACCTGTGAGAAACAGGTAGAAAGTTCAACGAGGGTAATTCATGTATTTGACAGAGAAGGAGATGTTTCAGAAGTCTTTGACTCAGTGCGTCAACTCAAGCATACAGGAGTGCTGGTCAGAGCGTCTCATAATCGTAGTTTAGACAAAAATAGTGAACGACTTTGGCAACATTTGGAATCAGAACCGATTCGTTTTCATCAAGAAATCGAGATTCCGAGTACAGGAAAAAGAAAAGCACGGAAGGTTAAGCTTGCCGTCCGATTTTGCTCAGTTAATCTACGAACTCCCTATCGTTTTGATAATCGTGACCCGTTGAATGTCTATGCTGTTTATGCGACAGAAATCGATTGTCCCGAAGGCGAAACTCCTTTATCTTGGATGCTTCTGACTACAGAAGTTGTTGAGACTATTGAGATGGCTGTCACTATTCTTCGTTGGTACACCTACCGATGGCGGGTTGAAGAATTTCATAAAGTCCTTAAGTCTGGTTGTCAGAGTGAGCGTTATCGACTTGCCTCTGATGGAATGAAAACTCTTTTGGGTTTTTTAAGTGTCATTGCTGTTGAACTTTTACACGTTACTTATCTTCATCGTACCCAGCCCGATGCTCTCGCGATTGAAATTCTTAATCCTCTTCAACTTCAGGTGTTAAAAGCAGCCGCCTCTCAAAAACTTCCCCCTATTTTGACTGTTGCTTGGGCTGTCGAGTCTGTTGCTTTTCTTGGTGGTTATCTTGAACATCGTCGTAAAACTCCTCTCGGTATCCAAGTCCTTTGGCGCGGTTGGTTGAAGTTGCATGACCTTTGCCAAGGCTGGCAGCTTGCAATCCGCACTTAACGGGAAAAGTCAGGTTGTAACACAAAGGTCAGCCATTTTTGTCACCAGGCTCGTCTTCACCTTTTTTTTGCCTTTTCCCTCCCCCTTCTCGGTTGCTTTGGACTTGATGCCATCGTCTAGCCGCAACACTAAGGGCAAGGCAAAGCAGGCTTTCCCTACTCCCACCAAAATACTCAAGGCATTGAAGTAATGACCCCTTATCCACTCTGGCTTGGACACATCTTCCGATTCTTGGTGTAGTCGTTTTACACCTGGCATCTTGCGTCCTTCTTTCCCCACTTTGATGCCATCACCCACATACACCCGTTTCCCTTTAATTCTGTATAGACTTTCATGCTGACTTAGCCACTTTGACCATTGTAAAGTTAGTCCTTCGACCCTAAACGCCTTGGAATCAAACCAATGTAGAGCCTGATTGTAGTAGCTCTCTGTTCAGCCAATGGCATTGACATAGCTAGTTATTGCGCTGGGTTGGCTGTTGAGCACTACTCCCCAGACTAACAGGATAAACCATTGGAACGTTGCTTCTCGGCTAAAGGCTGGACGGAGATTATTGAGGATTTGCTCTAGTCGCTGACATAGTTGCATAATTGATAGATAGCACTGGCTATCGATTTTCTTATATCAGCCAGTTTCGGACATAACGGCACTCTTTTGTATCGGATGTCCGATTTTCTTTTCTCCACTTACACGCCTCGAGAACTTCCCACTGTCCAGCTTCAGAAGACAAAAAGTAAAAAGTTGTAGAGTCGTTTTTCTTGTGAAAAATGGTGTTAATTTTCCTCTCTTTTGTGAGGAGTGATTTGTGTTGACCTTTTTAGACAGAAAGGAACAATAGATTAAACAAAATCTGTATTTTGATTTGTTTCCATAAGGATAAGTTATCTATGCTTTTTCAGTCCATACTTCCCTAACCCACATTTCTTTCGTTTTTTGACTTTTTCAGCAAGCCCTAAATATCTGTCTTAGCTTTTCTTTTAGGCGATACGTACTCCCCAGCTCCTCATAATTTTTGAGGATATCATCCATTTTTTTCACCTCTTCTTCTTCCAAGTCTTCCCGATTTTTCAGTAAGACATATTTGCTATTTTTAAGTATTTCTAACTGGCTTTTTAATTCCTGTTTCTTCTTTTTGTTTTTTGCTTTTTTGATCCTTAATTCCATTTCTCTTTTCGCACTTCTTCTCGCTTTATCTAACTCCTCATTAATCTGCTTCATTACATGAAATCTATCCACCACTACCTCCGCTTCTGGCATCATTTCTTCCGCCACTTTTTGATAGGGTCTCCACATATCTATACTTACCTCCTCAATACCTAAAAGCACTTCTTCCCCCCATTCTTTCATGTATTTTATCAATTCTTCCTTGTTTCGCTTTTCTAATATCCCTAACAGCTCCCCCGTTTCTATATTTACTAATACTGCACAATAATTCTGCTTACCTTTTTCTAACGCTATTTCATCTATCCCTAACTTTTTCAGCCCTACTGGCTTCCCCTTTTTTAGTTCTTCTCCTTTGTCTTTTAGCATTGTTTGAATTTCTTGCTCACTCACTTCATTATTGAGCGCTGTATTTTTTATGTCACTATTGATGACTTCTTTGATAATCTTCTCTACCATTCTATTGGTAAATTTTCTGTTTTTCTTCACATAGCTTAATTCTTCGACAAATTTATGACCGCACTTTTGACATCTCATTTGACGACGATTAATATTTAAATGAACCATTTTACCCATCATCGGTAAATCTCTAATCAACTGGCTATCATTTCTATTTACTCTACCCGTTTTGCTTTGACATTTAGGGCATTCTACTATTGGACATTTATTCTCCACTGAAATGACTAGACCGAACTCAGGTATGAATCCAAAATTGATGACTTTTACATCATCTAAGTCTAAACATTTAGTTAAAAGGCTTAATTCACTATTAGAAGGCATAGGTTAACTTTATTAAAATACAATGATAACTGAAAGGCAATAAAATGCTTTTGGAGAAAATCCAAAACTTTATATTATGCTTTAAAACCATTTCTGAGAAAGGATTACAGCAATTATAGCATAAACTTCCCATGAACTTTATTGAAGTTTTATAATCTAGTTTTACCTCATAAGTTCGGTAGAGCCTAATTTTTCCAGATACTTTCTTCGCCTACGCTCGTTCGTATTCTTACTGTTCCGCCATCTATGCTTAGACTTTCTATTTTCCCTTTACCTTGAGCTTCTTGAAATTCATACCCTAATGCTAATCGGTGTTGACTGCTTTTTGAGATGGACATTCCCGTCGTCATCTTGATTGTTTTTTCTCCTCTCTCAAATGACTCACAGGCTACAATATTTAAGCAGCATTTTTCTAAATAAGGACTCACTTGTTTATTTTTTTCTAACCCTAGCTTTTTCGCCTGTTTTTCTGTAATTTTTACTTTTCCGATAATACTGTCCACTGTTCTTTCTCTTCCTGCTTTTGTTCCTGTTGCTGTTTCACAAAAAAAACGGCCAATAGCTGGACTTACGACCGTCAACATTTGCTCTCGTACCGCTAGTTCTATACTTTCAAAGCTTTTCAAGTCTTCTTTTTGCGTATTTCTGACCATGATTTCTGCGATAGCTTTGAGATGGTCGTCTAATTTTTGCTTATCTTCAACGTTCATTTTTTGTACTCTAATTTTTATAACTTTTTAGATTATCCCCTTTTCCCTTCTTTGTAACTAAGCATTTATACTTACTGCAAATTTGGGATGCTCCCGTTTTTCTTGTGAAAAATGGTGTTAATTTTCCTCTCTTTTGTGAGGAGTGATTTGTGTTGACCTTTTTAGACAGAAAGGAACAATAGATTAAACAAAATCTGTATTTTGATTTGTTTCCATAAGGATAAGTTATCTATGCTTTTTCAGTCCATACTTCCCTAACCCACATTTCTTTCGTTTTTTGACTTTTTCAGCAAGCCCTAAGTAAGGATAAATTTGATGCTCAGGGTTTCGCAACGTTGTTCTTTTCTTGGGGTAAATTGCTTGTATTCCCATTTGATTCATCAATCGTATTACTCTTTTTCGATTTACCTCATAACCTAATGTGTTGAGGTATACTGTCATCTTTCTGCTCCCATAAAATGGTGTTTTCATATATTGTTCATCCAACAGTCTCAATAGTGTCAATTCTTCGGAACTAATTTCCTTTGGTTCGTAATAATAACTCGAACGATTTATTCCTAATAATTCACATTGACGTTGAATGCACAATTCAGAATGTTTGGGGGCTACCAAGGTTTTTCGGTCGGTAGCCCCAATTGTACCGACCTGTCCACTAAAAAATCTCGCTCGACTTTTAGCTTTCCTATTTGCCGATATAGCTCATTTATCTGAGTTTCAGCATTTTCTTTGATTTCTTTTCCTTGGTTTTCTGTTTCAAAGATTTGACTAGCTTCGTCTAATACTTTTCGTTTCCATCCATTAATCATTGTTGGATGAATTTCATATTGACTGGCTAATTCAGATACCGTTTTCTCTCCTCGAATTGCTTCTAAGGCGACTTTGGCTTTGAACTGGGCTCCATACTGTTTTTTCTTGTTGCTCATAGCTCTCCTGATTTCGATTTAGAGCTTACACTACTGTCCAGTTTTGGGGGGCCACCTCAGTCCCGCAAACAAACTAGCATGGTTACTTATCCAAGGTTTCGCCGCATTTTGCTCACAATCTTGCTTTTCAGACCCGTCTTGAGGGGTAATAAATTCGGGGGGCAAGGAAAAAACTGATTCATGGTCTGGAGACACAATCACGGGCAATAATGCCTGATGGAAGTAGGTGACTTTTCCCTGTTTTGACGTTTTGGTTGAACAGCATGGACAATTTACTTTCCCTGAACTGTGATAGTTGGTTCCATCCATTGCCACCAATAGATTTCCCCTTAATATTTCATAGGATTTGAAGAATCCCATGCTACTCAATGCTTGGTAAATTAACCCAAACAAAGGGAATAGACTCCTCGCAGAAACCCTATCCACAATATTGCGAATCTGCTCCACTGTTGGTATTTTTTCTAGTCCAAATAAACTCTGAGCATTGTCTCTCCCAAAACGACTCTTTAGTTGGCGTTGGTACTCTAAAAATGACTCATTTTGCAGAAAAAAGGCGGCAAATGCTCCCAGTATCGCCTCTCTTAGACTATATTTCGTTGCGTTACTAACCGAACGGGGGTCATCTATCTTCGCAATGACCTCATTTAAACAGCGAACGATTCCGTCAAAACTTAGGTCGTTTACTTCCATCTTTCCCTCTGCAAAATCAGCAGGCACTTTTCCCTTTTTTCATAACTCCCTATCGGTCACAGTTTTTCTGTCTCTTTTTATACCATTTGAATTTGGAATTGCTGAACAAAAAGCTAGCATAGGGTCAAGCAAAAGATAGCGAACCCAAGCCTGACCGATAAACTCACGGTCACCACATAGGCAACGAATCTCGGCGGAGGGAAAAATCTTGAGCATCTCCTCAGAAAAACTGTCCTCATTGCTATAGTGAAAAAGTAAAAATCCATTCTCATTATCAAACGAAAGGTAACGGGGAACGTAAAATGTTCATCTGTCAAGAATGTAGGTCTTGTTTTGCTGAAACTTATGGTAGCGTAATCGCTGGCTTAGAAACCCCATTAAGTGAAATTGTAAAAGTATTAAAAGCCAGAATGGAAGGAATGGGACTAAATGCAGCAACCCGAGTATTTGGCTACGCAAAAACAACAATATTGCTGATTCTAATTAATTGTGTGTTTTGGGTAAAAAGGGAGGAAAATGGGGGTATGACCATCAGAGAGAGAAGAGGTCGATATGAGCAAGTCGCCCCCAACCATTCCAGGAGACAAGACAATTTGTCTTCCCATAGCCGATGAAAAGGAGAACTCTACACTGGTAAAACAGACGAAGAAGGTTCGGCAATACCTTGACAAACAGATAGCTCTACATCCCGAACTATTTCCAAGGTAAATAGAAGCAGGGTATCGTTTTCACGGATTTCGCACCTCAGCTAAATTAAAATTAGAGAGTCGGAGGATAAGATTGCTAAGCAACGGAGAAGTGTATCAACTGCGCCCCGATTTTGTCATGCCCTACATGATAGGGAAAACAGAAGAGGTGGAGAAAGGATTGTATCTCCGACAGTTTGGAGTGCCTTATGAGGCGATAGCCTATGTGATGGGAAAAGACCCAATGTATTGGTATCGAGCGTCGTTAGCATTGGGAAGACCGTCTTTAGTAGGAACCACCGTCAAGGATGGCGAAGCAATCCCCCCCTCAGCTATTAGCCGATGAAAAGCATACTTGGTGGCGAGGCGACAAAGTCTATGTAGCAACCACCGTTGCCGAGGGTTGTCTGTTAGGGGCGGAATTATCACAGACAGCGGGGAGCGATGATTTGCAGGCGGCTTATGGGGTATTTGCTGACGAAGCGAGAGAACTCAATCCGGATTATCAACCCCAAACTGTCAACACCGATGGCTGGGAGGCAACCCAAAAAGCTTGGAAAGACCTGTTTTCGGGCGTTACCCTTATTCTCTGCTTTTTGCACGGCACTGGTATCGTCTAGCTAGAAGCTAGAAAGCTTGCAATACGGGAGATTCAAGAAATCAGGCGAATTTGGAGTAAGTCCTCCCAAGTTAACCCTTTTTGAATGATACCGAGAGCTACAGCAGGAACTTTTTTAGTAGTAAAATGACTGCGAACAAAGTTATGAACCATCCAAAAACATCTAGGACTCGCTGTAATCCCACAACAGATTTAGCATAAGTATTTGTACGACGGCGAAAGGCGGCTAAATAGCGTCGGATAGCACTATTAAATGCCTCAACGTGGTTGGCATGAACATCTTTTTCTTCTGGTTTTTCTGTTGTCTCAGGATGTTCAGTTTTCGGAGTTTCTACTTTCTCTAGTTTACCCGCAGAATCTCGACGTTTACTACTCTTATTTTTTAATCTTACTACCATACCCTTCGGTAATACTCTGGCGGGACGACACCGTTTTCCAGTCTTCAATACTGGACAGTGGGAAGTTCTCGAGCAGGGTAAGTGAGAAAAGAAAATCGGACATGCGATACCCAAGAGTGCCGTTATGTCCGAAACTGGCTGATATAGAAAATCGATAGCCAGTGCTATCTATCAATTATGCAACTATGTCAGCGACTAGAGCAAATCCTAGAGAATCTCCGTCCCGCCTTTAGCCGAGAAGCAACGTACCAATGGTTTATCCTATTAGCCTGGGGAGTAGTGCTCAACAGCCAACCGAGCGCAATAACAAGCTATGTCAATGCCTTAGGGTTAACAGAGAGCTACTACCATCAGGCACTACATTGGTTTGAATCCAAGGCATTTAACGTCAAAGGACTGACCTTGGGATGGTCGAAGTGGGTAAGTCAGCATGAAAATCTATATCGAATCAAGGAAAAACGAGTGTATGTGGGGGATGGAATCAAAGTGGGGAAAGAAGGGCGCAAGATGCCAGGGGTAAAACGACTACACCAAGAATCCGGAAATGTGGCGAAGCCAGAATGGATAAGGGGGCATTACTTCAATGCCTTGAGTGTTTTGGTGGGAGCAGGAAAAGCCTGCTTTGCCTTGCCCTTAGTGTTGCGGCTAGACGATGGCATCAAGTCCAAAGCAACGGCAAAGGAAGGGAAAAAAGGCAGCAAAAAAGAGAAGACTACTCTAGTCACGAAAATGGGGGAGCTTTGCACTACCTACGCAGAGGCGGGAAGCTATGTGATTTTGGATGCTTACTTCGCTTGTGGAGCAGTGCTCAAAAGTTTTCGCCAAAATGCCTTGCATCTCATCACCCGAGTGCGTTGCTCTACAGTGGCATATGCTCCCTTTTCTTCCGTTCCGACCTTGAGGGGGAAAGGACGACCACGGCTTTGGGGGAGTTCAATAAAACTAGAAAGCCTGTTTGCTCTTGTGGAGGATTTTCCCACCGCTAAAGTCTGGCTCTATGGTCAACAAGTCTCCGTTTCTTATCAGTGCTTTGAGTTCCACTGGGATAGTCCCCATCAGCTCGTTAAGTTTGTCCTCACCCAATTGCCCAACGGACAAAGACTGATTCTGCTTTCTACTGACCTCTGTTTGACTGGACCTGAGATTATTGCCGCTTACGGTCTCCGATTTAAGATTGAAGTCACTTTTCGTCAATTAATCCATCTTTTGGGCGGCTTTGCCTATCGTTTTTGGCTTAAGGCTCTTCCTACTTTACCGACCTGGCCTAGCAATCTTATCCTCCCTGACTATCCCCAAACTGTTCAGACTCAGATTTTAAACAAAGTAGAAGCCTTTGAGCGTTTTGTTAATCTTCATGTCATTGTTCTCGGCTTACTTCAAATTCTTTCCTTAGAGTTACCCCAGGGGATTTGGGCTAATTTCCCTCGCTGGTTTCGGACTCTACCCTCCCATGGCTATCCTAGTGAACGCATTGCTCAACTAGCCATCCAACATCAAGCCCCAATGATTTTTCCTCAAAGTCCACCTAGTCTGCTTTTGCCTAAATTCCTTGCCGCTAAACTTGACCCTTTTCCAAGTCCTGATAGACTTACTTTGGCCGCATAGTCATTACCTTCTCTGCCATCCATAAACTTCCCACTGTCCAGTTCAATACTTCGTGACAAATATTAAATAGCAATTGACTATATCGCTTTTCCCCATCTGTAAATAGCTGGAGAGATTCTGCACTCCTTTCAAATAATTCCGCTACCGTCATCATTGCTTCTAGAAATAATTTCTGCTCTTTTCGACCACATTTTAAATGCCAAATAAAGCGGCTAGCCCTGTCCATGAGCACGATTGTCCACCCCTCAGAGGCACTTGCTTCTTTATTTTTTCCAACTTTTGTGTATAGTTCATCCCCTTCTATTACTAATTTAACAAATTCATTCACTAAGGCGTATAAAAATAATGTCTCTTGTAATCCTGATAATTTCTTTTCCCAATTCAATATTGTTGTTTTCGCGTAGCCGAATGCTCGGGCTGCTGCATTTAATCCTATTCCTTCCATTCTGGCTTTTAATACTTTTACAATTTCACTTAATGGGGTTTCTAAGCCAGCGATTACGCTACCATAAGTCTCAGCAAAACAAGAACTACATTCTTGACAAATGAACATTTTACGTTCCCCGTTACCTTTCGTTTGATAATGAGAATGTATTTTTACTTTTTCACTATAGCAATGAGGACAGTTTTTCTTGAATAAGGCATCCTCTTTCTCTTGGCACAAGCCAACATCATTTAGGACTTCCATTGAGCTTTTCTTTAATATTGACATTGTTTTCTGTTTCCTTCTTCTTTGATATAATGACAATAATAATAGTATAATAATAACGGGCCGATGTCTAGTCTTAAACTATTTTTCTATTTTCTCAAAGCCTTACACCATAACTTTTTCCAACTTTGATCAGACGATACCAGTTCCGCCAGAAGCACTATTTTTGCCCTTAAGGCAATTTGCTGCTCTGTTGTATGACGATTTATCAGTTTTTCTAGATGTTCTCGTTCTTTTGCTTCCAACTTTAACTCTTTGGGGGCTAATCGGGGCATGACTTTTTCTCCTATATACCTATATTTATCTTTTTATCGGTTGCCTAATAATAGTAAGCTGTCATCACTCTAAGTGGATATAAGGTAGAATATATAGACTTACTTTTTTGTATGACTATGCTGACGTTAAACTTCTTAGACCAAAAGACCAAGAAAGAGCTACAAAAAGCCCTTAAAACGGAAGAGCACGCAGTTACAAGAGAGAGAATATTGATTATGTTACTGAGAAATGAAGGAAAAACGTATGATGAAATATCAGGATTATTAGGATGTTGCAAACGACAAGTGTGGTACTGGTGCAATAATGGAAATCCGAAACAGATAGAAAGCTTAAGAGACAAAAGAAAAAAAGGAAATCACAGGAAAGTAACAGAAGAATACATAGAGAAATTGACGGAGATAATAATCAAAGAGCCTGAAGAGTTTGGATATGAATTTGGACGTTGGACAGTAGCAAGACTATCAACTCATATGGAAAAAGAAACGGGTATATTGTTAGGAAATACACAACTTAGAAATATGCTTAAAAAAAAGCGATTTGTCTATATTTGGGCAAAATATAGTCTAGAAGATAAAAAAGATGAGCAAAAAAGAGAGGAATTTAGAAAGAAAGTTGAAGAGTACAAGAAGCTTTTGAAAGAAAAGCCAGAATCAATCCAGATATGGTTTTGGGATGAAAGTGGCTTCAGCTTAAGAGTAATACGGAGAAAACATTGGACAAAAAAAGGAAAGCGTAAAAAAGTGAGGGGAGATAGAAGAAAAGGAACAGTCAATGTAATGGGTGGTATTAGATATACTGACAAAAAACGGTGGGTTGATTTGATTCCCACTGGTAACTCTCAGAACTTCAAGAGTGTATTATTAAAATTTTACAAAGACATACAAAGAGAATGGATAGAACAAGGAAATAAAAAAGAAGACTTTGAAAAGAATGGTCTGAAGATTGTGATTATTTTAGATAATGCGAGCTTCCACAAAAAGCAAGAAATTCTAGACGAGAGCACGGAAGAAATGCCAAACATTATTTTGGAGTTTTTACCCCCCTATAGTCCCGATTATAATTTAATGGAATTGGTATGGCATTCAGCAAAAGAATATATTGCAAATAAATTATTCAAATCAATTGAAGAATTAGAATCTCTCATCCATAAACTTCTTAATGAAGGTGGATTGACAATATGTTGGGGACGTAAAATCAAAAACAAGGGCTCAAGTATTATTGCAAGTTAAACTGATGACAGCTTATCTTAACTTACGCCTTGGACTACTAGAAGATTTCCCCTCAATATTTCATAGGCTTTCAAGAATCCCATGCTCCTCAATGCTTGGTAAATTAACCCAAACAAAGGGAATAGACTACTCGCTGCTACCCCATCCACAA contains:
- a CDS encoding transposase — encoded protein: MLEWWTKNFASCELGDERLNNRAFSIGKKLSEGFGKALSEVFKGGNELKRAYEFLGIRKQTLSR
- a CDS encoding IS4 family transposase; translation: MTTAAVEEYKIMLSVGDTTFLDYRNIKEKREGYGPTGKGGNGLILHSALAIEPEKGQVLGLLWQKLWNREVKEKPPTDETAKQKKERQKEQRKAARQRPFEEKESYKWVEALNTCEKQVESSTRVIHVFDREGDVSEVFDSVRQLKHTGVLVRASHNRSLDKNSERLWQHLESEPIRFHQEIEIPSTGKRKARKVKLAVRFCSVNLRTPYRFDNRDPLNVYAVYATEIDCPEGETPLSWMLLTTEVVETIEMAVTILRWYTYRWRVEEFHKVLKSGCQSERYRLASDGMKTLLGFLSVIAVELLHVTYLHRTQPDALAIEILNPLQLQVLKAAASQKLPPILTVAWAVESVAFLGGYLEHRRKTPLGIQVLWRGWLKLHDLCQGWQLAIRT
- a CDS encoding ISNCY family transposase yields the protein MDGVAASSLFPLFGLIYQALRSMGFLKAYEILRGNLLVAMDGTNYYSSEKVNCPCCSTKTSKQGKVTYFHQALLPVIVSPDHESVFSLPPEFITPQDGSEKQDCEQNAAKRWISNHASLFAGQKITLLGDDLYSRQPTCQHCLDHDFNFIFVCLPTSHPTLYEWLNYLEANGEVKTTQHRRWNGKYFEIWHCRYLNQIPLRDQQPALLVNWCELKIHRESDAQLLYHNSWITNHFLTPHIVLDVCRAGRTRWRTENENHNILKNRGYHLEHNFGHGKQHLASVLLTLNLLAFLLHTVLGLVDERYQRIRVQRGTRKGFFQDILSLTKYLFFESWHHLLDFMLDDSVSLAVSNSS
- a CDS encoding IS3 family transposase — protein: MVAPKHSELCIQRQCELLGINRSSYYYEPKEISSEELTLLRLLDEQYMKTPFYGSRKMTVYLNTLGYEVNRKRVIRLMNQMGIQAIYPKKRTTLRNPEHQIYPYLGLAEKVKKRKKCGLGKYGLKKHR
- a CDS encoding transposase yields the protein MSNKKKQYGAQFKAKVALEAIRGEKTVSELASQYEIHPTMINGWKRKVLDEASQIFETENQGKEIKENAETQINELYRQIGKLKVERDFLVDRSVQLGLPTEKPW
- a CDS encoding ISL3 family transposase, whose translation is MPSNSELSLLTKCLDLDDVKVINFGFIPEFGLVISVENKCPIVECPKCQSKTGRVNRNDSQLIRDLPMMGKMVHLNINRRQMRCQKCGHKFVEELSYVKKNRKFTNRMVEKIIKEVINSDIKNTALNNEVSEQEIQTMLKDKGEELKKGKPVGLKKLGIDEIALEKGKQNYCAVLVNIETGELLGILEKRNKEELIKYMKEWGEEVLLGIEEVSIDMWRPYQKVAEEMMPEAEVVVDRFHVMKQINEELDKARRSAKREMELRIKKAKNKKKKQELKSQLEILKNSKYVLLKNREDLEEEEVKKMDDILKNYEELGSTYRLKEKLRQIFRAC
- a CDS encoding IS630 family transposase; amino-acid sequence: MLTLNFLDQKTKKELQKALKTEEHAVTRERILIMLLRNEGKTYDEISGLLGCCKRQVWYWCNNGNPKQIESLRDKRKKGNHRKVTEEYIEKLTEIIIKEPEEFGYEFGRWTVARLSTHMEKETGILLGNTQLRNMLKKKRFVYIWAKYSLEDKKDEQKREEFRKKVEEYKKLLKEKPESIQIWFWDESGFSLRVIRRKHWTKKGKRKKVRGDRRKGTVNVMGGIRYTDKKRWVDLIPTGNSQNFKSVLLKFYKDIQREWIEQGNKKEDFEKNGLKIVIILDNASFHKKQEILDESTEEMPNIILEFLPPYSPDYNLMELVWHSAKEYIANKLFKSIEELESLIHKLLNEGGLTICWGRKIKNKGSSIIAS
- a CDS encoding transposase, with protein sequence MQLCQRLEQILENLRPAFSREATYQWFILLAWGVVLNSQPSAITSYVNALGLTESYYHQALHWFESKAFNVKGLTLGWSKWVSQHENLYRIKEKRVYVGDGIKVGKEGRKMPGVKRLHQESGNVAKPEWIRGHYFNALSVLVGAGKACFALPLVLRLDDGIKSKATAKEGKKGSKKEKTTLVTKMGELCTTYAEAGSYVILDAYFACGAVLKSFRQNALHLITRVRCSTVAYAPFSSVPTLRGKGRPRLWGSSIKLESLFALVEDFPTAKVWLYGQQVSVSYQCFEFHWDSPHQLVKFVLTQLPNGQRLILLSTDLCLTGPEIIAAYGLRFKIEVTFRQLIHLLGGFAYRFWLKALPTLPTWPSNLILPDYPQTVQTQILNKVEAFERFVNLHVIVLGLLQILSLELPQGIWANFPRWFRTLPSHGYPSERIAQLAIQHQAPMIFPQSPPSLLLPKFLAAKLDPFPSPDRLTLAA